In the genome of Flavobacterium panacagri, one region contains:
- a CDS encoding YceI family protein — protein sequence MKKSFIHLFILLLLIAVNTNAFAQKLLTKTGTIKFQASMPSYEEVAAENKSVSAVLDQATGDFASLVLIKGFRFKVALMEEHFNENYMESEKFSKAVFKGRIEDFDTSKITSIPKNFTLKGDLTIHGKTNPVAVTIKISKAPNGVNAVGAFEAKPEDFDIEIPNLVRKKIADKIKVNYNFLLLK from the coding sequence ATGAAAAAGTCATTTATTCATTTATTTATTTTATTGCTGCTTATTGCTGTTAATACAAATGCATTCGCACAAAAGCTGCTTACTAAAACAGGAACTATAAAATTCCAAGCTTCAATGCCTTCTTACGAGGAAGTTGCTGCCGAAAACAAATCAGTATCTGCAGTATTGGATCAGGCTACCGGAGATTTTGCTAGTTTGGTTCTTATAAAAGGTTTCCGATTTAAAGTGGCGCTCATGGAAGAACACTTTAATGAAAATTACATGGAGTCTGAAAAATTCTCTAAAGCTGTTTTTAAAGGCAGAATAGAAGATTTTGATACTTCAAAAATTACAAGTATTCCCAAAAATTTTACATTAAAAGGAGATTTAACCATTCACGGAAAAACAAATCCTGTGGCTGTGACTATAAAAATTTCTAAAGCTCCAAATGGAGTGAATGCTGTTGGCGCATTTGAAGCAAAACCAGAAGACTTTGATATTGAAATCCCAAATCTTGTCAGAAAGAAAATCGCCGACAAAATAAAAGTTAATTACAATTTTTTATTACTTAAGTAA